The following proteins come from a genomic window of Lycium ferocissimum isolate CSIRO_LF1 chromosome 4, AGI_CSIRO_Lferr_CH_V1, whole genome shotgun sequence:
- the LOC132053184 gene encoding transcription initiation factor TFIID subunit 6-like has translation MSIVPKETIEVISQSIGVNNLSPDVLPALAADVEYRIREIMQEAIKCMRHSKRTTLSTDDVDAALSLRGVEPIYGFASGDPLRFKRAAGHKDLFYIEEKDVEFKDVIEAPLPKAPLDTAVVAHWLAVEGVQPAIPENPPPEALAMPSDNRKTEYKEDGVPVDIKVPVKHVLSRELQLYYDKITELTVNRSNPLLFKEALRSLATDSGIHPLVPYFTYFVSDEVARNLNNFPLLFALMRLVWSLLQNTQIHIEPYLHQLMPSIVTCIVAKRLGNRLSDNHWELRDFSAKLVALICKRYGRVYHNLQPRVTRTLLHAFLDPTKALPQHYGAIQGLAALGPGVVRLLVLPNLEIYLQLLEPEMQLEKQKNEMKRLEAWRVYGALMSAAGLCIYERFKFLPVSLSPSTRTFLKSKWKVSTTLSSKRKASLDNMMTQPPAKRLMTDGPTRSMSANSLPVGTQGPAVGHETGVSSAPHGLQHNENMLRASGRREMAGGQGKTSVALDQAWKEDLDAARLLPSLFECFGERMFSFTPSPELSFFL, from the exons atgagTATAGTACCGAAAGAGACAATAGAAGTGATATCACAAAGCATAGGTGTAAACAATTTATCACCTGATGTTTTGCCTGCTCTCGCCGCTGATGTAGAATACCGTATTCGAGAAATCATGCAG GAAGCTATTAAATGTATGCGTCATTCGAAGAGAACTACATTATCTACTGATGATGTGGATGCTGCACTCAGCTTGAGAGGTGTTGAG CCAATATATGGTTTTGCTTCTGGAGATCCGTTAAGGTTCAAGAGAGCAGCTGGACATAAGGATTTGTTCTACATTGAAGAGAAGGATGTAGAATTCAAAGAT GTAATTGAAGCTCCTTTGCCTAAAGCGCCATTAGACACTGCTGTTGTTGCCCATTGGTTAGCTGTAGAAGGAGTACAGCCTGCTATTCCTGAAAACCCTCCACCTGAAG CTTTAGCTATGCCGTCTGATAATAGAAAGACCGAGTATAAGGAGGATGGAGTTCCTGTTGATATTAAAGTACCTGTTAAGCATGTCCTATCCCGTGAGCTGCAG CTCTATTATGACAAAATTACAGAGCTTACTGTGAATAGATCTAATCCCCTTCTCTTTAAAGAAGCTCTACGAAGCTTAGCAACTGACTCAGGGATTCATCCTTTAGTTCCTTACTTTACATATTTTGTTTCTGATGAG GTTGCTCGGAATTTGAACAATTTTCCTCTCCTTTTCGCTTTGATGCGGCTAGTCTGGAGCCTTCTCCagaatacacaaatacatattgAACCATAT CTGCACCAGTTGATGCCTTCTATAGTGACATGCATTGTTGCAAAAAGGTTGGGAAACCGATTGTCTGACAATCATTGGGAACTTAGAGACTTCTCAGCAAAGTTGGTTGCTTTAATATGCAAGAG ATATGGTCGAGTATACCACAATCTCCAGCCACGTGTCACCAGGACTTTGCTGCATGCTTTTCTGGATCCAACTAAGGCACTGCCGCAACATTATGGAGCAATTCAAGGGCTAGCAGCTCTTGGACCTGGGGTG GTTCGCCTACTTGTGCTGCCAAATCTTGAGATTTATTTGCAATTGCTAGAGCCTGAAATGCAGCTCGAgaagcaaaaaaatgaaatgaagaggCTTGAAGCTTGGCGTGTATATGGAGCGTTGATG AGTGCTGCTGGTTTATGCATCTATGAGCGCTTCAAGTTTCTGCCTGTTTCACTATCTCCATCTACTCGCACATTCCTAAAGAGTAAATGGAAAGTCTCAACTACATTGTCGA GCAAACGCAAAGCAAGCTTGGATAACATGATGACACAGCCTCCAGCCAAGAGATTAATGACAGATGGTCCAACACGTTCAATGTCGGCAAATTCTCTGCCAGTAGGCACACAAGGACCAGCTGTTGGACACGAAACTGGTGTATCATCAGCACCCCATGGCTTGCAGCACAATGAGAATATGCTGAGAGCCAGTGGTAGAAGGGAGATGGCTGGTGGGCAAGGTAAAACGTCTGTTGCTCTTGATCAGGCCTGGAAGGAAGATCTGGATGCTGCGCGTTTGTTGCCATCTCTGTTTGAGTGTTTCGGTGAAAGGATGTTTTCCTTTACCCCTTCACCTGAATTGTCTTTCTTTCTATGA
- the LOC132053183 gene encoding dehydrodolichyl diphosphate synthase CPT3, with the protein MEGVNVKQVGRLFENISSFLRQCIFSVLSVGPVPSHIAFIMDGNRRYSKKENLPDGDGHRAGFSALMNMLKYSYELGVKYVTVYAFSIENFKRRPEEVESLMKLMQEKIDELIKEESIVNRLGIRIYFQGNLKLLSDPVRSAAERAMVKTAGNSKAVLSVCVAYTSTDEIVHAVQESCEEKWDEIRKPDADNAVGNLIRVEENGKYKNEHRIGVTDIDRHMYMAVVPDPDIIIRTSGENRLSNFLLWQSAHCLIYSPTALWPEIGLRHLIWVVLDFQRNYLYLKEKKKQA; encoded by the coding sequence ATGGAAGGTGTGAACGTTAAACAAGTGGGCCGTCTATTTGAAAATATTAGCAGCTTTCTTCGCCAATGTATATTTTCTGTGCTTTCTGTGGGTCCTGTTCCTAGTCATATTGCTTTCATCATGGATGGAAACCGTAGATATTCTAAGAAAGAGAACTTGCCAGATGGCGATGGACATAGAGCTGGATTTTCCGCTCTTATGAACATGCTAAAATATTCTTACGAGCTTGGTGTAAAATACGTAACTGTTTATGCCTTCAGCATTGAAAACTTCAAACGAAGGCCTGAAGAAGTTGAATCCCTAATGAAACTGATGCAGGAAAAGATTGATGAATTAATTAAAGAGGAGAGCATTGTAAACCGCCTCGGGATTAGGATATACTTTCAAGGAAACCTAAAACTTCTGAGTGACCCTGTCAGATCAGCAGCTGAGAGGGCTATGGTAAAAACAGCAGGTAATTCAAAAGCTGTATTATCTGTTTGTGTTGCCTACACTTCAACAGACGAGATTGTGCATGCTGTTCAAGAATCTTGTGAAGAAAAATGGGATGAAATTAGAAAACCAGATGCAGATAATGCTGTAGGCAATTTAATCAGAGTCGAAGAAAATGGGAAGTACAAAAATGAGCATCGTATTGGTGTGACAGATATTGACAGACATATGTACATGGCAGTTGTTCCTGATCCAGACATTATTATACGGACTTCTGGAGAAAATCGGTTAAGCAACTTTCTTTTGTGGCAGAGTGCACATTGTCTTATTTATTCTCCGACTGCTCTATGGCCTGAGATAGGTTTGAGGCATTTAATTTGGGTAGTTTTAGACTTCCAGAGAAACTACTTGTAtttgaaggagaagaagaagcagGCATGA
- the LOC132053186 gene encoding protein HOMOLOG OF MAMMALIAN LYST-INTERACTING PROTEIN 5-like, whose product MSNENEPAKLLLPYLQRADELQKHEPLVAYYCRLYAMERGLKIPQSDRTKTTNALLVSLMKQLEKDKASVKLGPDDHLHLEGFALNVFAKADKQDRAGRADLNTAKTFYAASIFFEILNQFGELQPDLEQKQKYAAWKAADIRKAIKEGRKPVPGPPGGESDISEFSTAQSGEYDIELSGADPAIKPAPESDSSSQLHDNVQYTANRQSHSAPIPPPPPSHFPPFPPPYSTNDYPSNEDHSSHNFPQPPSASRHENSSYSQFHQHQPYPQEPPSHLPNHYPSQDIPSSYPNFQSYPSFTESSLPAAPSHNPSYYQGSDTSYSTLPPSANHPSNSQLSDRNGSAADAAVPPPKTYQYDSNYQPPPEKIAEAHKAARFAVGALAFDDVSIAVDYLKKSLELLTNPSAGQ is encoded by the exons ATGTCTAACGAAAACGAACCAGCAAAGCTATTATTACCTTATCTTCAACGTGCTGATGAGTTGCAGAAACACGAACCCCTTGTTGCCTATTACT GTCGATTGTACGCGATGGAACGAGGGTTGAAGATTCCTCAAAGTGATCGTACAAAGACCACTAATGCCCTCCTTGTGTCCCTTATGAAACAACTTGAAAag GATAAGGCGTCAGTGAAGTTGGGGCCTGATGATCATTTGCATTTGGAGGGATTTGCCTTGAATGTTTTTGCAAAGGCAGACAAACAAGATCGAGCTGGACGAGCAGACTT GAATACTGCAAAGACGTTTTATGCTGCAAGTATCTTTTTTGAGATCCTTAATCAGTTCGGTGAACTCCAGCCTGAT CTTGAGCAGAAACAGAAGTATGCAGCTTGGAAGGCAGCAGACATAAGGAAAGCTATAAAAGAAGGTCGGAAGCCTGTTCCAGGCCCTCCTGGTGGTGAAAGTGATATTTCAGAGTTCTCCACTGCACAAAGTGGTGAATAT GATATTGAACTCAGTGGAGCTGATCCAGCCATCAAACCTGCACCAGAATCAGATTCTTCCTCTCAATTACACGACAATGTACAGTATACTGCAAATAGACAGTCGCATTCAGCACCCATCCCACCACCACCTCCTTCACACTTCCCTCCATTTCCTCCTCCATATTCTACTAATGATTATCCTTCTAATGAAGATCATTCTTCTCATAATTTTCCGCAACCTCCATCAGCTAGCAGACACGAAAACTCTTCTTACTCTCAGTTCCATCAGCATCAACCTTACCCACAAGAACCCCCATCACACTTGCCAAACCACTACCCTTCTCAAGACATTCCCTCTTCATATCCCAATTTCCAGTCGTACCCTAGCTTTACAGAGAGTAGCCTACCTGCTGCACCATCACATAACCCTTCTTACTATCAAGGGTCTGATACTTCCTATTCCACGTTGCCACCATCAGCTAATCATCCATCAAACAGTCAATTGAGTGATAGAAATGGGAGTGCTGCGGACGCTGCAGTGCCTCCTCCGAAAACGTATCAATACGACAGCAATTACCAACCTCCACCGGAGAAAATTGCTGAAGCACACAAGGCCGCAAGGTTTGCTGTCGGGGCTCTGGCATTTGATGATGTTTCTATTGCTGTAGATTACCTCAAGAAATCACTTGAATTGTTGACAAACCCCTCAGCTGGTCAATGA